The genomic interval AAGCACCGCATCTCCCAATGGAAGAACGAGGGCGCCACGCGCGTCGTCAACGAGTCGAATCCGTCGGACCTCATCGCGGATCGGGTGATGGAGCTCTACAATAAGCGCCTTTTCGCTGCGAACGCGATGGACTTTGACGATCTCATCGGGCACACGGTCCGGCTCCTCGAGCAAAACGACGACCTGCGTGACAAGTATCAGGAGAAGTTCCGGCACGTGCTCGTGGACGAGTACCAGGATACGAACGGCATCCAGTTCCGCCTGCTTCGCCTTCTCTGTGCGAAGCACCGCAACCTGTGCGCCGTCGGCGACGCCGATCAGGCCATCTACGCCTGGCGCGGCGCGGACAGTGAGCACATGCTGCGGTTCGAGCGGGACTTTCCGGACGCGAAGATCGTGGTGCTCACGCGCAACTACCGCTCGACGCAGGAGATCTTGGATGCGGCCAACAGCGTGATCGCCCACAACCCGAGGCGGCGACCCAAAGAGCTTCGCTCCACGCGCGGGCATGGCGACAAACCGCTGGTGGTGCGTCTGCCGGATGGCGCGGCCGAAGCACATTACGTCGCGGAGGCCATCGAGGAGCACGTGCGAAATGGGGGGCGGTACGAGGACTGCGCGGTGCTGTACCGGGCCAACGCGCAGTCGCGCGCCATCGAGGAAAAGTTGCTCGAGCGCGCGATTCCGTACACGGTCGTGGGCGGGATGACCTTCTACGATCGGCGCGAGGTCAAGGACGTCCTCGCGTATCTGCGCGTCCTCGTCAATCCGCAGGACGAGATCTCGCTCCTTCGGATCATCAACCGGCCGAAGCGAGGCTTGGGCGACACGGCGGTGGACAGGCTGCTCGAGTTCGCGCACGCCGAGGGCATGAGCTTGTACGAGGCGCTCGCGCACGGCGAGGAGGCTGGGCTGTCCGAGCGCACCGCGGAGGCCGCGCGCCAGTTTCACGCCTCGCTGCAGGAACTTGCGCTCTGGATGGAGGGCATGGCCGTCTCGGAGTTCCTGGCGGAGGTCTTGCACGCCACGCGCTACCGCGAGATGTACCTCGAGTCGGGGAAGAAGGAGGATCTCGCCCGCGTGGAGAACATCGATGAGTTGTTCAGCGTGACGCGGTCGTTCGACGAGCGCCGGGGCGGGACGGTGGCGGAGTTCCTCGCGGAGGTGAGCCTGCTCTCGGACATCGACAAGGAGCGCGATCGCGGCAAGGGATCTGTCCGGCTCATGACGCTGCACGCGAGCAAAGGGCTCGAGTTCCCCGTGGTCTTCCTCGTGGGCATGGAGGAGGGGCTCTTTCCTCACGCGCGATCGATGGACGATCCGCTGCGCATCGAGGAGGAGCGCAACCTCTGCTACGTGGGCCTGACGCGCGCGATGGACAGGCTCGTGCTCACGCATGCCGCCTGGCGCACGCTGTACGGCCAGACGGTGGCTCGCGAACCGTCGCGGTTCCTCGCCGAGATCCGCGAAGATCTCGTGGTGCGCGTCGATCTCGCCGAGGCGCTTGAACCGGAGGTCTTGCGCCCCGGGGATCGCGTGGTGCATCCTCAACATGGGCAGGGCATTGTGCTTTCGGTCGAGTCGCACGCCGGAGAGGAACGCGTGCAAGTGATGTTCCATCCATCCATAGGTATGAAATGGGTGTCGAAGAAAGGATTACGGACGGACGGCGCCGTCGTGGTACAATGAGACGAGCGCATCTGCGCCGCTGGATTCGCCATCACAGGGGGCTACCGCTTTGATGTACTGGATCATCGTCCTCAGCGTGCTCGCAGCGTTGATCGCAGCGTACACCGCCTTTTACTTCTGGGCGCGCAAGCGCCAGCGCCAGTTCGACGAGCAGTTTTTGGCGCACAAGCAGCGCTTTGAAGTCTTTGTCCTTTCGAAGCGGCGCGTCCGCGAGCGCGGCAAGCAGGGCATCGCGCGCTTCGTGCCGCTCACCACGTACCAGGTGGTGGGGCGCGTCACGCTGGGGCAGACCATGAAGGGACTGCACGTGCATCGCACGGCGAACGTGACGTTTCGCACGACCAAAGAGGAGTACGACAAGATCGAGGTGAACCGCAAGTACCGCATGGACATCGCGGGCGACTTCATCGGCAACGTCGTGGCCGAAGTCACCAACAAGCGCCGGCGCGAGCTCGAACGGAAGCGCCAGGAAGAAACGGCGAGTCGGGGAAAGAGCGTTCGGCGGTTCTCGTTCGCGCGGCGCAAACCGGACTGAGCCGCCGCGCAATTGGGCGGGCACTTGCATAGTGTGGTGTCGACATCTCCGAGGGAGGTCGACATCACCATGCCAAACCGAAACCGTGCCGGTCGCGCGGGCCCCAAGCGTTCGCGCGCGCGTTCCAACGCACACGCCCGAGGGCGCCGGGCCCCGGCTCATCCGCCTGGCACCGAAGAGGTTCGCTATCGCCCTCGCCGCCCTGAAGACGACGACTGGATTGTGCAACTCGCCCGCCGGGAATTGGGCGACGTGCACGAGCAGGCGTTTGGCGAACCGTTTCCCGAGGCCGAGTTGCGCCAGTACCTTCAGTCGGGCATGCCCACGGTCGTGATCGAACGAAACGGCCGGCCCGTGGGATTCTATTCGTATCTGCCGAGTGCGGAAGGGAAAGTTCATGTGAGTGCGCTGGT from Alicyclobacillus acidocaldarius subsp. acidocaldarius DSM 446 carries:
- a CDS encoding ATP-dependent helicase is translated as MLDVTDILRGLNPEQRDAVTTTSGPLLVVAGAGSGKTSVLTRRIAYLIAHAGVAVHEILAITFTNKAAREMKTRIRDLIGPRADDLWMGTFHSICVRILRREADRLGYQPNFTILDSEDQEALVQQCLLDLGYDLKTHDARSIKHRISQWKNEGATRVVNESNPSDLIADRVMELYNKRLFAANAMDFDDLIGHTVRLLEQNDDLRDKYQEKFRHVLVDEYQDTNGIQFRLLRLLCAKHRNLCAVGDADQAIYAWRGADSEHMLRFERDFPDAKIVVLTRNYRSTQEILDAANSVIAHNPRRRPKELRSTRGHGDKPLVVRLPDGAAEAHYVAEAIEEHVRNGGRYEDCAVLYRANAQSRAIEEKLLERAIPYTVVGGMTFYDRREVKDVLAYLRVLVNPQDEISLLRIINRPKRGLGDTAVDRLLEFAHAEGMSLYEALAHGEEAGLSERTAEAARQFHASLQELALWMEGMAVSEFLAEVLHATRYREMYLESGKKEDLARVENIDELFSVTRSFDERRGGTVAEFLAEVSLLSDIDKERDRGKGSVRLMTLHASKGLEFPVVFLVGMEEGLFPHARSMDDPLRIEEERNLCYVGLTRAMDRLVLTHAAWRTLYGQTVAREPSRFLAEIREDLVVRVDLAEALEPEVLRPGDRVVHPQHGQGIVLSVESHAGEERVQVMFHPSIGMKWVSKKGLRTDGAVVVQ
- a CDS encoding GNAT family N-acetyltransferase, which produces MPNRNRAGRAGPKRSRARSNAHARGRRAPAHPPGTEEVRYRPRRPEDDDWIVQLARRELGDVHEQAFGEPFPEAELRQYLQSGMPTVVIERNGRPVGFYSYLPSAEGKVHVSALVIDSKFQRKGIGRRAMENLEAEAKRMGAHTLEVFIQDVNPKSLAFAKQLGFREVARVEPRTLVLWKVISSGPVLPPVAMPF